The Microterricola viridarii nucleotide sequence AGCTCCGCCCCGCCGGCGCTGCCCGTCGGGCCGCCGAGCACGAGCAGCTCCGGGTCGAGCACCGACAGCAGCGGGGTGAGCGAGATGGCGATGCGCGGGGCGAGGTCTTCGATCACCTCGTGCCGGTTCGGTGCCGTCGCCAGCGCGTCCAGCGCCGCCGGAAGCGTCTCGCCCGGGATGCCGTGCCGGGCGAGCAGCGCCTGCACGGCGCGCCCGCCGATCAGGTCCTGCACCTCGCGGGCCGACTCGTCGTAGTGGATGGCGGCGTGGGGGATCGGCATGAAGCCGATCTCGCCCGCACCGCCGAAGGCGCCGCGGTGCAGCGAGCCGTTGGTGTCGAAGGCGGCGCCGACGCCGTTGCCGATCCAGATCAGCACGAACACCTCGCGGCCCTGGCCCTCGCCGTCCACGCTCTCGGCCGTCGCGGCCAGGTTGGCGTCGTTCTCGATGCGCACCTGGGCGCCGAGCGCGTCCTCGAGCAGGTCGCGGACGCCGGTGACGGGCCATTTCGGCAGGGCTTCGGTGAACAGCTCGTCGGAGTGCCGCGGGTCGACGTAGCCCGGGATTCCGATGCACAGCTTGTGCACGGCGGCCGGGTCGGAGCCGCTCGCCGCGCAGGCGCGCTCGATGGCGCCGCGGATGTCGCGCACAGGGTCGCGCTCTGCGGGGTCGGCCGGCAGCGGTGCCCGGACGACGGGGTGCAGCGTGCCCGCCGCGTCGACGACGCTGGAGCGGATCTCGTGGGCATCGATGTCGACGGCGACGCCGAGCGCCCTGTCCACTCGAGCTGCATACAGGATCGGTGCGGGCCCCGGAGTGCCCGTCTGGCGCCCCGCCTGCACGATGAAGCCGGACTGTTCGAGCCTCGCCATCATCAGCGAGGCCGTCGGCTTGGAGACGCCGGCCAGCTCGCAGATGCGGTTGCGGGTCAGCGGCCCGTGCTCCAGCAGCAGCGACAGACCCGTTCGGTCGTTGACAGCGCCCAGCCACGCGGGGGTGCCCTGGGGGGACTTCACCGCGGGATTCGCTGAGGATTTCACTGCCACCGGGGCCGCCTTCGAGCCGTCTGCGGCTGAAGCCGCACTGTAAGGAGTCTTCACGAGCATAGCGGCGCGGTGCGCGGCCGGAGGTGAACGGCCGGTTTCAGAGGGAGCCCGGCTGGGTGCCGTTCGGCTGCCAGCCCTGCTCGCCGATCAGGGGCACGAAGCGCACGCCGCCCAGAGATTCGAGCTCCCAGCCGGCGTCTGCCCTGCCCGCGCCCGGGCCCGCGTCTCCCGGCCGGTGCAGCACCAGCAGGCGCTGCCAGCCGCTCGGCGACTCCACCGGCAGCACCAGCCGGCCGGCCGGGGCGAGCTGCGCCCGGAGAGCGTCGGGGATGGACGGCCCGGCCGCGGAGACGATGATCGCGTCGTACGGCGCGTGCTCAAGCAGGCCGAGCGTGCCGTCCGCCTGCCGAACGTGGGCGTTGTCGTAGCCGAGGCGTGCGAGCAGCTCGCCCGCCCGGGCGGCGAGCAGCGGCATCCGCTCGATCGACCAGACCTCGGCCGCGATGGCCGCGAGCACGGCGGCGGCGTAGCCGGAGCCGGTGCCGACCTCGAGCACCCTGCTGCCCGCGCGCACCCGGGCCGCCTGCACCATCAGCGCCACGATGTAGGGCTGCGAGATGGTCTGCCCGTCGCCGATCGGCAGGGGGTGGTCGGCGTAGGCGTCGGCGCGCAGATCCGGGCTCACGAACTCCTCGCGCGGCACGGCGGCCATCGCGTCGAGCACGAGGGCGTCGGTGATGCCGCGTCGGGCGAGGTGTCGCTCGAGCATCTCGGCGCGGCGCGCGTCCAGCTCGGTCACCCCTCCAGTACAGCACCGCGGCGGGGCGAGCGCCATGCCCGGGGCGAGCGCCAGGCCCGGGGCGAGCGCCCTGCCTCCGGGTCAGGCCCGGGCGCGGTTGCCCGCGATGACGTCGCGGTACCAGTGGAAGGACTGCTTCGGGGTGCGCTGC carries:
- a CDS encoding ROK family transcriptional regulator, with amino-acid sequence MKSPQGTPAWLGAVNDRTGLSLLLEHGPLTRNRICELAGVSKPTASLMMARLEQSGFIVQAGRQTGTPGPAPILYAARVDRALGVAVDIDAHEIRSSVVDAAGTLHPVVRAPLPADPAERDPVRDIRGAIERACAASGSDPAAVHKLCIGIPGYVDPRHSDELFTEALPKWPVTGVRDLLEDALGAQVRIENDANLAATAESVDGEGQGREVFVLIWIGNGVGAAFDTNGSLHRGAFGGAGEIGFMPIPHAAIHYDESAREVQDLIGGRAVQALLARHGIPGETLPAALDALATAPNRHEVIEDLAPRIAISLTPLLSVLDPELLVLGGPTGSAGGAELAALVAGHIRAESRWYPEVVATSVRDNAVLQGARELLVTEVRAELLDRVALVGA
- a CDS encoding protein-L-isoaspartate(D-aspartate) O-methyltransferase, with translation MTELDARRAEMLERHLARRGITDALVLDAMAAVPREEFVSPDLRADAYADHPLPIGDGQTISQPYIVALMVQAARVRAGSRVLEVGTGSGYAAAVLAAIAAEVWSIERMPLLAARAGELLARLGYDNAHVRQADGTLGLLEHAPYDAIIVSAAGPSIPDALRAQLAPAGRLVLPVESPSGWQRLLVLHRPGDAGPGAGRADAGWELESLGGVRFVPLIGEQGWQPNGTQPGSL